tttttttcctccagtctaactgattctcttctctctctctttatgaTATAGCAACAGTGAGTTTATTACTGTTTTCTGAACTCACTAGACATCCATTTCCCTGCCCTTGCCCCCCACCTCAGTTTCTGTATATCTTGAAGACTAGGCTCAGAGGTTATTTCCACTAGAGGCCTTCCTAACTCCAAAGGCAACAGTAGCTGCTAGTCTTCTCTTTTACACCCAAGCATTTTGTTCATGCCCTTCTGATAGTATTTGTGTTTCCATGTTTATCTCCTTGGTTAGACTTTGACAGAAACTGCCTGTTATCTCTGTCTTAACATAAAACAATAGCTGATGAGTGAAGGAAGGACTCAAACCACCCTGTAGTCTTGAGATTtcgcccccccctcccccgccctttGGAAGCGGGGTTGTTATCTAGAGAGGAAAAGAACTTGAACAGATACATGAAAACTGTCCTCAAGGAGGTGATGAGGGATGAGACTTTTCTTACTGGCTACAGTAAGTAAATCTAAAACTGATGAACTCACCTGAGACAGATTTCAccttagagcaaaaaaaaaaaaattagtggaaCTGTCAGAAACGCTAAGATGATCCTGACTCGTGCCTTGTCATCAAGATGTTCAAGGCAAGGCAGGGATGGACCAGTTGGAAAGTGTGTCGAGCTGCGGTGTAGGTTATTTGGTCTTGGAGAGCTGTCTCGTTTCCACCTTGGGTTTCAGAGATTCTTTGTACTGGAATGGAAAACATGTACGGTAGTAAAGTTCCTTGGGGAATGGGTCTAGTTAATGAGAATTAGTAGTATTGTGGCAGGACGTTGGGCCATCTGAGaacttttataggaaaaaaaaaatcatgtacttattaaatataacaaaattatttacttaataaaaatgaaataattgctGCACAAgtgaaatggagaaacagacatctGAGGACATATGTAGCTTATCAAGTTGTGGGTGTTGGTGTCATCTTTGAAGTGTTACTTCATGAGTGTAATATAATAGATATTGGCTGTCTATGAATATGTTCCCTTTTTGTGAGTTTGAAAGAAAAAGTTGAAGCTAATAGTTAATAATAGTGCTATGCATTATATAGCTCCCAGATGTGCATTTTGTCTCCATGTTGAATGAGGTAATAGAGGTAGTACCTTGGGGAAGAAACTCTGGGATTTAAGGTCAGGCCAGGGTTAGAGTCCTTGCTCTGTTGTTACCATATAAAAGGAGGTTGCTAGGATGAAAAGCAACAATAATGCATTATAAACTGTAAAGCTATAAAAGCTACAGTGTTCAGGATTAATGGGAGTCAGGAATAGTAAGATGATGGACTAGCTGGGGTATTAAGGAAGTGTTCAAATGGATACTTGAGGGTGCATGCCAGGCTCTGTTCCTGTCACAAGGCTGTATTTGTGGAGAAGCTAGGTAGGGTTTGACCTCTGAACCTTATATTCCAATGTAAGAGACCACAGCTGAGGCAGATAGATAATTTCAGGCAGTAAGGCCAAGAAGAAAAGTTGGGTGTAGAATAGAAAGTGGGTAGGGATAGGGTGTTCAGAGTAGGTGACATGTGACTTTAAACCTAAAAGAGACAAGGGAGCAAATCATGCCATGGAACAGCCAGAAGACCACCAAGTTAGAATAAAGTATGTTAAACGATGGTTATGAAAACCATTGTGTTAGGGCATAGAAGAGGCAGTTACACAGTGGCCAGAAAGAAAGGGTAAAATAGACCCCAaagaaatttagtttaaaattaaaatgtcctaTGTGCCAGCAGATGTAAGAAATCTTCAGAGGGGCTAGACTGATTCCATGAGGATGCTGAAGACAGGAACTGGAGTAGGGTGGGAGTGGGAGTAGTAGAAAGCGCATGGGTCCCAGTCTTGGCTCAGTGAAGACTTGTCAGGTCCACAGTGGGTTTATCATCTTGTTCAGATTTCATGTACTTACTCTACCACGTAGATGATGTGTATCTGTATGTGAAAGATCTTCTGGGTATGAATTAGTCTGTAAATTCTTGTGTGATTATATTTACAATCAGTTTTCCCATAGAAACAGTCATACCAATGTAGTTGGAAGTTCCCAGCTGATCACACGGCCCATAATTAACATGTCTGAAATATAATCTTTTGAGTACAGTACACCTAAATCCCTGTTTGACACTGTTTTAGATTTCTAACATGAACGCAGCTCTTTTTACCAGAGCCCACACTGGAACCATGACTCCATTCTTCCACACAACGCAGCAGGGCAGGCTCCCAGTGCTTCTTGGATTCAGAGTGTGGGATTAGGTCCATGGTAGGGTGAGGTGGGAGCAGGATCAGAGTTTGGAGGACAGTGAGAAGAGATGGTGGGGATAGGGTGTTCACTTTTGTATGCCCATCTTCTCAAAAATCCAGAACCAGCAGCCCACAGATAACTGGAACAGGATTTTGAGGATTTGGTTAATGGTGGGGGGCAGTGATGAAACAGAGCTTTctatctcctcttcctctccccttccctagAATTTATAAGTTGGTGATAAATGGGCTGAAGAAGGTTTCTTATGACCTCCCTCACACTTCTTTTCAAGTGGTCCCACTCTCACTCTTGAGTGGAGATGAGAAGTGGAACTGGAGGAGTGCTGTATGAGGGGATAGCTGCTGGGGAGGGTTTCCAGTGGCCCGGGAGGGGACGGGAGGGATTCCCTGGTTCCTTCCAGGTCAGTGGCATTAGTGCTGTTTGCTGCTTCTGTGCGCTAAGGCTGCCTTCCCCACACAGTTCACTTCACAAGCCTTCATCCCCCTTGTGAGGGACGAGTTTCTGGTTGGGTGTTTCCTGCATTTTTCACATCCTACCTCTGTCTGAGATATATGGTCAGTatatcaaaataatgaaaacagactacaaaataatttttcaacaaaTGTGTACTCTGTTTTGAGACCTGGATTACAACTTAtgcttttggttgttttttttttgtctcttttgtagaaaatacagtaatttgaaatgattttaaagtagtcatttttaaattttaattgttttctggGTTATTATATGCATCAGCCTATGGCAGGTACTCAATTATTAATGGTTATCATGATCAgtggaataaaagcaaaactttgGAAGGTATGAGcaaagaaaaagttaattttttggttctttaaaaatataatggtaGCATATGTCATAATGCTCTGATAAGGGTGTCCAAGAAAAGGCCATTCGTAACATACTTTTTTCTCTCACAGGAAGAATGCCAGCTGTGGAACAAGGAGCGCAGGCCGTACGACCTCAGCGGGCACTGGGGGGATGTGGCGATTCTACACAGAGGATTCACCAGGGCTCAAAGTGTAAGTCTTGGGAGCAGACCTGTGATTCTGTCCAGAATCACAGAGCCTTTCGGCAGCACTGTGTCTCTGCCACCAGTGGTGTTTGCTTTGATGAGATTGATAATACACAGCAGCTTTCTTTGTGCCAGGTGGGCTGGGTTTGGTTTGTTCATGTACCAGCCAGTTACTTTAGGGCTCAGGATGACATCTGTTCATGAATTGAGTGAGAGCAAGGGGACACCTTCATGCAGCTCTGTCAAAATAAATGATGGGAACAGAGAGAACTGGAGGGAAAATGGCTTAATTAGATGAAATTGCTCTTCATTTGCTGTTCTTGTCCCACACTGAGAAATAGGACTAACCATTTGAATAGGAGCTGGGTGATTTTTCAAAGCTCTCCTGGAGGCATAAGCTGATATTATTACAGCCTAATGGGAGTTTCTGCATTAGGTTGTGCTGAAAAGTTCTTAGGCCTCCTTGCCTTTGGTGGGTGGTGATTGAACCCCTATCACTTTCCAAGTTCTTATGCCTCGGATTGCTCCCCATGCCTTACTCACTTCACTTTCTGGTACCTTATGGCAGACCTAATCCCACAGGTTTCTGACCAGGTAGACTCTAGGATACCACTCTCTCTGTCTCAGTGTTAGTCAAGTCTCAGagttagttatgtctgactcttttcgaccccatggactgtagcttgccaggctcctctgtccatggaattctccaggtaagaatactggagtgggttgccattcccttcacctggggatcttcccgacccaggaatcaaacctggctctcgcacattgtgggcagattctttaccatctgagtcaccagagaagcctatggATACGACTTACAGCTATTTCCTGACTAAATTCAGTGGATGAGGGATTGGAATAATGTCAGCAACTCTCATTTGTATAGCACCTCAGGTTCAGAAGCTCAGGTTCAGGGAGGCAAAGCTACTTGTCGAAGACAAACAGCCAGCCGGAGATGGAACCAGCTCTTCTGACCATTAGATTCCATGCCACCTGTTTGGCAGCGCAGAAGACAAAACTCAGCTTTATTTGGGTTAGTTTGTTTAACTGGACCAGTAGCTTGACCTGGATCACAAATTTAATTTAGGAAGACTTCCCTAAAATTCTTGAGATTTGGTTTTATttatcgattttttttttttttttctgttataatGAAGACTTGTAAGGTGagaatttattttaaggaagtAATTCTTGAGGTTGGGGATATGTGAGTTGGCACCAAACGGACAACCTCCTGGTCCTTGATAGAGGTAATTTTTCTGAGCATTTCAGAGAGAAAGTTTGAAACTAGTTGCTCTTCAGGGTATCCTGGGAACAACATTTTAACCCTTCTCGAGGTGGTAAAGCAGCTGTCCTCACGTGGGTGAGTCTGACTCATGCTTGCTTTGGGCTCTTGTGCAGTGGGGCTTGCTGCTGCTGTGAGTCCTCCCAGGAAGCGATAGAAGCCATTCCTTTGAAGTGTCATAAACCACAGTATTGTCATACCACACAGAGAGGTTTGTGGTGAAAGGACACAGATACACATCTTGGAGCTTGTTAGCTCTTCCTGGGAGTTAGAAATTTTTTCAGGTTGATAATGATAGCATTTCCGGGGAGCTTACTAGCAGCCTGACTGatgtgtgaatatatttaatagcTCAGCAACCCTATGAGAGAGATGCTATGAttgtccccactttacagatgaggaaactgaggcttggagaaggtGAATCACAGGGCCACAGTCACAGCTTGTGAGGGCCAGAGCTGGTTTCCAGACTCTAGCGCCTGGACTGTGAGCGCTGCACTCTCAGCTTCATGCTCTCTGGCTGATGTTGCTGTCACGGTGCTTCATAGTGAGGGAGTGTGATCCAGTGCATGGTGATGATGATGTCTTCCTTTGGACTTTTAAATTTGCTTACTCTTATAATTGTACAAATTTTGGAAGAACAACGTGGTGTACCAAGGACTTGGATCCCTGTGCATTGAGTATTGTCCACTAGTAGATTGACTGTTAACCTGCTGTTCCGCTGGGTTATTCTACTGCCTTAATTATAAAGATTCCTGGGGTCTTTGTCCACCCCCAGGTATATCTGGGAGGTGAAGTGACATCTTGAATTTACCAAAACTGGTGTTGGCAAGAAGAGTCAAAAAGGTGAAGCCCGTAACCTTTGACTGAAGTCAACATTCACAGGTTGTGTAAAATCAAGGAATTTTATCTTTAAGAAACCCATGTACTAATTCTTAACGTGGAAAACATTTGATTTAGAGAAGGGCTGATGAGTAAAATCTGTTGATACTTCCTTTCTTTAtggtaaactgctgctgctgctgctgagtcgcttcagtcgtgtccgactctgtgcgaccccatagacggcagcccaccaggctcccccgtccctgggattctccaggcaagaacactggagtgggttgccatttccttctccaatgcatgaaagtgaaaagtgaaagtgaagtcactcagtcgtgtccgactctttgcgaccctatggactgcagcctaccaggctcttccatccatgggattttccaggcaagagtactggagtgggttgccattgccttctccttatggTAAACTAATAGAAGTCAAACTTTTTATGTTGCCTAGAATGTTTGGTTCCTTAAATATGGGAACCTTAAAGCAGTAAAATGAGCAGTGTATGGAATCAGAAAAGCTGAGTTCAGATCCCTCCTTTCCATTCTGGCTGTTTTCTGAGGCAAGTaataatctctctgagccttacTTTTTCTTCCTTATGAAATGAGATGAATATTTGTTTCACCTGTGTCTTGAGTTTGTTGATCATATGggatcatatatttaaaaatacttcatgacTTATAATGTGATATTCATCTTTGTATGCCTATTTTATTATAGTAAGACAATGAAGGTTATCtttattaatttgaaataatagTTTGATAATTGGCTCATTTGCACTTAAAGAatttgggaaaatttttaaattactttttattatggaaaatatcAAATGCACGAAATCAGAGAGACTAGTATCTCTAACACAGATCCTTTTATCTGTGTATATTTTAGTATGTCTTATTAAAAGATAAGGATTCCTCCTTTCTAAATAATCACAATGCTGTCACCACACCCTCAAAATATCCACAGTAAtaatttttggaatatttttaaacGATCTAAATTATATTCTTCGATGGATCTTGGGTGCTTTCCCCTCCCTTTTCCTCTAGGCAGTCTTTAATATTACAGATATTATAATGTATTACTACTGAAACTAAGCATgccttcttttcttatttccagGGGCCCTGTTCCAGTATTGGTTATGAGTCTTCTGTTCATCGCTTCTGTATTTATGTTGCACATTTGGGGCAAGTACACTCGTTCATAGATTCGGCTACATCCATCTGTCTGTCatctgaagaagaaaggaaaaaatcccAACATATTTTGGACCAAAAACATAGTGATTTTCTGTTCATGAGGAACAAATTTTCTGCAAGCTTACTGTTTTACAGGGAACTTAATGAGAATTAAAGAATCGATTTTTTTTCTATGGCTAATaaactttttaattcatttataccAAGTCTCTTTGCTGATGCCTGACTGCTAGGGCACTTAGTCACTCTGCCTTTAGATTTACAAGTAAATATGTAGAAATTGTTttgtgtagaattttttttttggttggattGACAGTTTCTTACATGACCATGTAGTCATTCAAATCCAAGATGCTGTAATTGGCCTTGGCTTGTTTTCTTCTAGGTATTTCCGTCCTGATGATTGTCATTTTGAGTGTTCTGTGGTTTTCAAGGAGTGTGCCTATGACTCCATCAGGCAGATCTGTGTTCAGAGGCAGCTGGTACCCAACGGAATCATCATAGAAATCATCCAGAAATCTTGGATGAAATGTTTGCTCATTCTGTTCTTTGTCTCTAAAACCACAGataatatttttgccttttctttctttcagttcttAATTCTGTGAGTTTAGATGAGGGGTTTCAATCTATTTTATCACTTGTCGAAAACCCcttttgaaataattcatttgGTAAATTGGatttcttatataaaaatttgaaaattaaagaccTTAATAATCAGTGTGAGATGCCAGAATTTCTAAACTGAGTCGTTATAATtctaaccaaaaataaaaaattttgaagtGTCACTTAGCATATATATTGCCTTCTGGCTATGAGCATTCAGTTTCTGATAGACCCTAGGAAATACCAAGAGTAGCTCAAAGGTGTACACTCTGAGTCTAGGACTCTAAGCCAGAATTTCTAAAGATTAAGAGATCCATGTAAAACACTAGTTGTCCAGCAGAATCACAAAATGATGAAGAGgtgtattagttttaaaaaactggtaATTTGGAAAGCATCTTTCTCTAAgcctattaaaaatttttttagaagaaGTAAGCAGTTTCATAAGTGTTTTCCTTAAATCCTGGCTGAAAGTAATTTCAGGTCCAAAGTGCTAAATTTAAGTGGTGAAAGTGTGTATCTTTAAATATGACTTCCTCAGGCGGTGCATGGGTGAGTgtgaattcccaggtggctcagtggttagaatccacctgctaatgcagaagacacaggagacaatgggtttgatccctgggttgggaagatccctggaaaagggaatgggaacccattccagcattctggcctgggaaatcccatggacagaggagcctgacaggccctcctagtccatggggttgcaaagagtcagacatgactgagtatgtaCGCATGCATACTATTGTAAATCCTAACAAATGgcaaattggggaaaaaaaaaaaactgattcctTCTTATCTTGGGAATTGATTATTGCATGAAATAAGCATCTTCATTTTGAAAGTAAGGAAAAAGTCTCAATTTCATTcggaagaaattaaagatgatagTATCTATAGTGGAATTTTTCTGATATTCATGTTGACAGTACCATTAACAGTTAAAAGTCACACatttaatttggaaaagaaatctgTTCCTCTTGTCTGGAGGATTTTCTCTGGGGGAGATGCTAAAGCCACTTGGGGGAGCTATTTGGTTGTGAGGGGTGCATTCTCTGCACAATGCTGCTGTTAGCCTCCTCTGCCGAGCAGTGGTCGCTAGTGGACTGATTGCTGAAAGTCACTGACTTTTCTGAGCCAgtgatttataagaaaatgcTAGTTTTCAGTGGCAGAGCAAAATGCTTCCTTCAGCAGAAGGAACCGTGGGGGTTGGGTATAAAAATGTACAACATCTATTATGTAGCTGTTTTTGGCTCTGATGATACAATGCTAATACCATAGCTGAGAGTCTTAGTGTTCAagctgttcctttttctttttttccaattttaaaaattgtggcaaaatacacataacataaaatgtaccacATTGGCAGTTTTTAAGTGTGCGAGTCAGTAGTACTGAATACATTCATATTTTTGTGcgaccatcaccactatccatctccagaactcttctgaaatcttgcaaaactgaaactctaaaccCACTAAATAATAACTGCTCTCCCCgctcttcccccagcccctggcaaccaccattctactttctgtctctatgaatttgactttcTAAGTAcctcatatgaatggaatcatacaatattttgtccttttgtgaATGACTCATTCCACTTAGCAtcatgtcctcaagattcatctgttttagcatatgtcagaatttccttcctttttaaggctgaataatattccattgtgtgtatatatcacattttatgttcctttctttttaaatagggATTCTTAGACTTGTGAGCCATTTATAGTAATTTCAAAAACCTAACAAATTAGACGTTTACCTGCATTGAGGCTACCTTGGATCCCCAAATTCTCAAGCTTTCTTGACTATGGAATAGAATTCTAGCCATTACTGAATAGACACAGCCAGTACCTGCTGAACAGAAGCTCTAAGTGTTTAAAACTGGGAAAGTGAATTACATGATAACTGCAATTTGAGCTGAGCATTTTAAGTCACTGGGGAACAACCATGTTAGGGAAAGGGCCCAGAAATCCCTAAGGCTAGTGAAGGAAGGAGAGACTGAGATTTCTGAGCCCAACAGTGCCTTGAATGCCTTCCAGTAAAACAGTAGATGAGAAGAAATCTATTCCTGGGAGAGGCGAAACATATAGCTGCTGTTTTCACACCTGTCTTAGTCTAGAcgccactttttttttcccaggtaATATCCTCAAAggaaaaactgggaaaaaaaattctgaaatgcaAATGTTGGCATCAAgttaaaatgactgaaaatgtCTACAAGGCTATTTCAGCAGGAAATACTGTACAGTGTATGGAGTTCCTGGGCTCATGTTGCCATGCTCTTGAGTCTCTCAAGCTTCTCCCTTGGGAACTCCAGAGCTGCACTGCCCTGTCCCTCAAATGCTGCAGCTGGAGGGCCCCAGGCAGGACTAAGCTTGTTCCACTCTCTGGGGGGTACTACTAGGACTTCTAAATGTACTGTACTTACTACCCCATCTTCCGGGCTTGGAAGTGCTTCTGACCTGGGTTCGCCTGCTGGACCTGCCATTATCAGTGGTGAGACCATGAATGTCTCTCTTATCTTGGGGGTCTCATTTTCCTTAGCTGTAAATGACTGACGTATGATAATTCCCACCAAATAGGAGGtctaaatgagaaggaagatCCAATAGTTGCTTTGTTAATTAGCTAACAGTTAATGAGTGCTCATTCTCAATAGTTTTAGAATTTGGTTTTTTATTTAATCAACAACCTAATGAGGAATTTACTACTTGCCCCATTTTACATAAGGGGAAACTGAAGTTTAAACCATTCTGCTTGTAAGTGGAAGGGTTGGGATTTAACTCCAGATCTCTGACTTACCAACTGGAGTCACATAGATAGGATTATTAAGTACTTGGGTTGAGGGCCAGGGAAGGGTGTCACAACAATAGAGCTTTCACATAGAGCTTTTAAAAGCAGCAgaatttggggcttctctggtggtccagtggttaagaatccgccttgcaatgccaagggacaccagttcaacccttggtccgggaagatcctgcatgctgcagggcaactaagcccatgcaccacacctATTCAgcccatgagcctagagcctgtgctgcacaacagaagaagccaccGCAGTAAGAAGCCTGcattctgcaactagagagcagcccctccaCAGTGAGAGAAGGCCTGCATCAGCAGTGAGGTGGACTCACCCAccagccagaaaaataaataaatcttaaaaaaaaaccaaaaaacacctACAATTCCAAGAAAGCATCCACGATCATTTGGTGTACTCCAGGCATTACACAGCTTCAGTTTTGGTTCTGCAGAAGTTGCTTTCTCTACTTCTGTCCTGAACCTTGCTctcattctctggaactcttgtttGTAGAGAAAGCCTagtgtttattcattcaataaacatgtaCTGATCACTGTGTGATATGCCCTTCAACTGGGGTTTCAGAAATGGTGAGGCAACTCATTGGGCATTTAGGTGTTAGGATTCCAATACCTGCTGGGGCT
Above is a window of Bos indicus isolate NIAB-ARS_2022 breed Sahiwal x Tharparkar chromosome 8, NIAB-ARS_B.indTharparkar_mat_pri_1.0, whole genome shotgun sequence DNA encoding:
- the SEC61B gene encoding protein transport protein Sec61 subunit beta; translated protein: MPGPAPSGTNVGSSGRSPSKAVAARAAGSTVRQRKNASCGTRSAGRTTSAGTGGMWRFYTEDSPGLKVGPVPVLVMSLLFIASVFMLHIWGKYTRS